In Nitrosarchaeum sp., a genomic segment contains:
- the cbiE gene encoding precorrin-6y C5,15-methyltransferase (decarboxylating) subunit CbiE, whose amino-acid sequence MGKIYAVGVGPGSPKYVTGIVKEIIQNCDIIIGYKYTLKTIEDLIVDKEIYEITMNNQEESYQKIHSVLGNRSLVIPFTGDVNFSESEVVDRLIEIFGDVEIIPGISSIQVAASKAKVPLDKSKVITMHVTTSIEEKKLELQKALIDGYNVVLVPRPWPKQPDKHFMPSEIAKYLKNNGFNTENMKVHVFEALTTENETSFVGTVKDLEEKEFSDLSVMVFNQFVLDSYMNYKWQWKN is encoded by the coding sequence TTGGGAAAAATTTATGCTGTAGGTGTAGGTCCAGGTTCGCCAAAATATGTAACTGGAATTGTAAAAGAAATCATACAGAATTGTGACATAATTATTGGATACAAATACACATTGAAAACAATTGAAGATTTGATTGTAGATAAAGAGATTTATGAAATTACTATGAACAATCAAGAAGAATCATATCAAAAAATTCATTCAGTGTTAGGAAATCGTTCATTAGTAATTCCATTTACAGGTGATGTTAATTTTTCAGAGTCTGAGGTCGTAGATAGACTAATTGAGATTTTTGGAGATGTAGAAATAATTCCAGGTATTAGTTCAATTCAAGTTGCAGCATCAAAAGCAAAAGTTCCGTTGGATAAATCCAAAGTAATTACAATGCACGTAACAACTTCAATTGAAGAAAAGAAACTTGAATTGCAAAAAGCATTAATTGATGGATATAATGTGGTTTTAGTTCCTAGACCATGGCCTAAACAACCCGACAAACATTTTATGCCATCAGAGATTGCAAAATATCTAAAAAATAATGGATTTAATACCGAAAACATGAAAGTTCATGTTTTTGAAGCGCTTACCACTGAAAATGAGACTAGTTTTGTTGGAACTGTGAAGGATTTGGAAGAGAAAGAGTTTTCAGATTTATCTGTAATGGTTTTCAATCAGTTTGTTTTGGATTCCTATATGAATTACAAATGGCAGTGGAAAAATTAA